The proteins below come from a single Gammaproteobacteria bacterium genomic window:
- the lolA gene encoding outer membrane lipoprotein chaperone LolA yields the protein MTRQEQVATIRQAVRWLFLFFSMGAGLSPAYAGADGFDQLDRFFEEVSTLKASFTQVILDENLLALEESSGLLWIARPGRFRWDYDSVHSQTIVADGEVLWVYDVELEQVTRRGQETAIGQTPAVLLSGGQQYRKDYKATVLGRQGAVNWISLVPKLSDGSFAEIQLGFEGDTLRLIQLLDELNQITRVTLSDVVENEPIPDSVFQFIPPAGVDVIGDVE from the coding sequence ATGACTCGACAAGAACAAGTGGCCACAATCCGCCAGGCTGTACGCTGGCTGTTTCTTTTCTTTTCGATGGGTGCCGGGCTGTCACCGGCATACGCAGGTGCAGATGGGTTTGACCAGCTTGATCGGTTTTTTGAGGAGGTCAGTACGCTCAAGGCCAGTTTCACCCAGGTAATTCTTGACGAAAATTTACTGGCACTTGAAGAGTCCAGCGGACTGCTCTGGATCGCTCGCCCAGGCCGATTTCGGTGGGATTATGACTCTGTTCACTCGCAGACGATTGTGGCTGATGGTGAGGTGCTCTGGGTTTACGATGTTGAACTGGAGCAGGTCACTCGCAGGGGGCAGGAGACTGCGATTGGACAAACTCCCGCGGTGTTGCTTTCCGGTGGGCAGCAATATCGGAAAGACTACAAAGCAACAGTTCTGGGGAGACAAGGTGCGGTTAACTGGATCTCACTAGTCCCCAAGTTAAGCGATGGAAGTTTTGCAGAGATTCAATTGGGTTTCGAGGGTGATACGCTTCGACTTATACAATTGCTGGACGAACTCAATCAGATCACGCGAGTAACACTGTCCGATGTGGTCGAAAATGAACCGATCCCCGATAGCGTATTTCAGTTTATTCCGCCTGCTGGCGTCGATGTCATAGGCGATGTTGAATAG
- the serS gene encoding serine--tRNA ligase has protein sequence MLDPQLLRSKTEEVARLLQARGYLLDTERFQRLEEDRKQLQIKQQELQHSRNQISKEIGKLKASKEDASELIKTTELLGGELKTVSDRLQQIQLELNDLTADVPNIPHESVPAGESEDDNVEQRRWGERREFLFEIFDHVQLGEDLGMLDFEQAAKLTGSRFVVMTAGLARLHRALIQFMLDLHTQEHGYEETYVPYLVNASSLFGTGQLPKFERDQFATDTDPRYYLIPTAEVPVTNLYRDEILESTRLPVRHVCHTPCFRSEAGSYGKDTRGMIRQHQFEKVELVQIVEPSTSWAALEELTGHAETVLQLLELPYRVVTLCTADLGFSSAKTYDLEVWLPGQQRYREISSCSNYEAFQARRMRARWRNPETSKPEYVHTLNGSGLAIGRTLVAIMENYQNEDRTISVPDVLRPYLAGCDRIQNV, from the coding sequence ATGCTTGATCCGCAACTGCTCCGAAGTAAAACAGAGGAAGTGGCAAGACTGCTGCAAGCCCGGGGGTATTTGCTTGATACTGAACGGTTCCAGAGACTGGAGGAGGACCGAAAACAGCTCCAGATCAAACAGCAGGAGCTGCAACATTCCCGTAACCAAATCTCAAAAGAAATCGGCAAACTTAAGGCATCCAAAGAGGATGCATCTGAACTTATCAAGACAACCGAACTGCTCGGAGGAGAACTCAAAACTGTCAGCGATCGCTTGCAACAGATACAGCTTGAACTCAATGACCTGACTGCAGACGTGCCAAATATTCCTCATGAGAGTGTGCCGGCCGGCGAGTCAGAGGATGATAATGTCGAACAAAGGCGATGGGGTGAACGCCGTGAATTTTTGTTTGAAATATTTGACCACGTTCAACTTGGCGAGGACCTGGGGATGTTGGACTTCGAACAGGCTGCGAAGCTGACCGGTTCGCGCTTTGTCGTGATGACAGCAGGTCTCGCTCGACTACATAGAGCGCTGATTCAGTTTATGTTGGACCTTCACACCCAGGAGCACGGGTATGAAGAGACCTATGTGCCGTATCTGGTTAATGCCAGTTCCTTATTCGGTACAGGACAGTTGCCAAAGTTTGAGCGGGATCAGTTCGCAACCGATACCGACCCTCGGTACTACCTCATACCCACCGCGGAAGTGCCAGTTACTAATCTTTATCGAGACGAAATACTCGAATCGACTCGGCTGCCCGTTCGACACGTGTGTCATACACCTTGTTTTCGAAGTGAGGCAGGATCTTACGGAAAAGATACCCGCGGTATGATCCGACAACACCAGTTTGAGAAGGTAGAGCTGGTCCAGATTGTTGAACCTTCGACATCATGGGCTGCCCTAGAGGAATTGACTGGTCATGCTGAGACCGTGCTACAGCTCCTCGAACTGCCATACAGGGTTGTTACCCTCTGCACTGCAGATCTTGGTTTTTCTTCTGCTAAAACCTATGACCTGGAAGTCTGGCTTCCCGGCCAGCAGAGATATCGGGAGATTTCCTCGTGTAGTAATTATGAGGCATTTCAGGCAAGGCGTATGCGGGCTCGATGGCGTAATCCTGAAACCAGTAAACCAGAGTATGTGCATACATTGAATGGGTCGGGTCTTGCTATAGGCAGGACGCTGGTGGCAATCATGGAGAACTATCAGAATGAAGACCGAACAATATCGGTTCCAGATGTACTGCGGCCCTATCTGGCTGGATGTGACAGGATCCAGAATGTCTGA
- a CDS encoding Bax inhibitor-1/YccA family protein has protein sequence MFNREQIVSLRPASSAVEYNKVLRNTYGLLSATLLFSGAVAGLSMAFNWPHPGLVITLIGYFGLLYLTRRFRNSALGLLFVFALTGFMGLTLGPIIDFYLTAVPNGQQVVMTALGGTGVIFLGLSAYALRSRKDFSFLGGMLFAGILVAFIAGVGAIVFGIPALSLAVSAMFILLMSGLILFQTSQILHGGETNYIMATITLYIAIYNLFLSLLHILGIFGGDD, from the coding sequence ATGTTTAACAGAGAACAGATTGTCTCTCTCCGACCAGCCTCCAGTGCTGTGGAATACAACAAGGTCCTCCGGAATACCTATGGATTGCTCTCTGCGACCCTGCTCTTCAGTGGCGCCGTCGCTGGACTGTCTATGGCCTTTAACTGGCCCCATCCAGGCCTTGTGATTACCCTGATAGGCTATTTCGGGTTACTTTATCTGACCCGTCGATTTCGAAACTCAGCTCTTGGGCTGTTATTCGTGTTCGCTCTGACAGGCTTCATGGGATTGACCTTGGGGCCGATCATCGATTTCTATTTGACCGCTGTCCCGAACGGCCAGCAGGTGGTAATGACCGCCCTAGGCGGTACGGGTGTCATTTTCCTGGGCCTCTCAGCCTACGCCTTACGTTCCCGCAAGGATTTCAGCTTTTTGGGCGGAATGCTGTTTGCTGGCATCCTGGTTGCATTTATCGCTGGAGTAGGCGCCATAGTTTTTGGCATTCCCGCATTGTCTTTAGCGGTATCCGCCATGTTTATCCTGCTGATGAGCGGACTCATTCTGTTTCAGACCAGTCAGATCTTACACGGTGGTGAAACAAACTACATCATGGCGACCATCACACTTTATATCGCCATTTACAATCTGTTCCTCAGCCTGCTCCACATCTTGGGTATATTTGGCGGTGACGACTGA
- the ispF gene encoding 2-C-methyl-D-erythritol 2,4-cyclodiphosphate synthase — protein sequence MIRVGHGFDAHQLGDRRVLILGGVEIPYHQGLQGHSDADVLIHAICDALLGASGLGDIGNLFPDTDDRNLNRNSREFLVEVRRLLQSHSIRVVNVDATLVAQAPKLAPFIDAMRSNLSADLELDRSLVNVKATTTEGLGFTGRAEGIAAHAVVLVEQSIG from the coding sequence CTGATCAGAGTCGGTCATGGGTTCGATGCCCATCAACTGGGTGACCGGCGGGTGTTGATTCTTGGGGGGGTGGAGATACCCTATCACCAAGGTTTGCAGGGGCACAGTGACGCTGATGTTCTGATCCATGCGATTTGCGATGCGTTATTGGGTGCTTCAGGACTGGGAGATATCGGGAACTTGTTTCCAGATACTGATGATCGAAACCTAAATAGAAACAGCCGGGAGTTTCTGGTCGAGGTTCGCCGGCTACTCCAATCGCATTCAATTCGAGTGGTTAATGTCGATGCGACACTCGTAGCCCAGGCGCCAAAATTAGCACCATTTATCGATGCGATGCGATCAAACCTGTCTGCTGACCTTGAATTAGACCGAAGTCTGGTCAATGTAAAAGCGACCACTACCGAAGGGTTGGGGTTCACCGGACGCGCTGAAGGTATAGCGGCGCACGCGGTAGTTCTGGTTGAACAATCTATAGGTTAA
- a CDS encoding DNA translocase FtsK 4TM domain-containing protein, translated as MFLPICLSITVAQAKSPKQVERTHVRVSPRLLRLGKEVLVIALGAFTAYLLVCLVSYSSSDPGYTHTGVSNDVQNLGGRFGAWFSDLVLNALGYSAYFLPILFGVVCWRLLRGSDSEGMGYSKLVHGAGMIFVLLSACGIEFLHYFSWSRTMPFESGGWIGMLAGAWASDSFGIVGATVVFLVVFIAGISWSMDVSWFTIMDKVGELTCRCSERIWQRVTIWFDEVRGSRLKRKRQDTVAEINRNRAKKRPPRIEPKVTETRESARIYKEKQAPIPMFTEDKVPQGSLPALGLLDKPDAKVQGYSKETLEMMSRLVEKKLMDFNIDVRVESVQPGPVVTRFEIDPAPGVKASQVVSLARDLARSLSVISVRVVENIAGKTYIGLEIPNELREPVCLLEGLASEVYESSKSPLTLVLGKDISGQPVIDDLCKMPHLLVAGTTGSGKSVCINALILSIVYKSTPEDVRLIMIDPKMLELSGYDGIPHLLTPVVTDMNKAANALRWCVGEMDRRFRLMASLSVRNIMGYNRKVLAAINSGKPLPDPFYEPIGGEGDRQPPTLAKMPYVVVIVDEFADLVLVVGKKIEELITRIAQRARAAGIHLVLATQRPSVDVVTGLIKANFPTRIAFQMSSRADSRTVLDQMGAEQLLGHGDMLFLPPGTGYPVRVHGSFVSDQEVLRVTQHLRQSGVPEYLDAVIHSEASQELGSGRDDAIGGEGDPLYDQALAFVAETRRASISSVQRHLRVGYNRAARMIEAMEASGVVGPLESGKREVFAPAPVE; from the coding sequence ATTTTTTTACCAATCTGCTTATCGATCACTGTGGCCCAGGCGAAGTCGCCCAAACAAGTGGAACGGACTCATGTCCGTGTGTCACCAAGACTGTTGCGTTTGGGCAAGGAGGTGTTGGTCATTGCTCTGGGTGCATTCACAGCCTATCTATTGGTTTGTTTGGTGAGTTATTCAAGCAGCGATCCTGGTTACACGCACACGGGAGTCAGTAATGACGTCCAGAACCTTGGCGGCAGATTCGGCGCCTGGTTTTCAGACTTGGTGCTGAATGCATTAGGTTACTCCGCCTACTTTTTACCGATCCTGTTTGGTGTGGTGTGTTGGCGACTGTTGCGTGGATCGGACAGTGAAGGTATGGGATATTCCAAGCTGGTTCATGGGGCCGGTATGATATTCGTGCTTCTGTCAGCGTGTGGTATCGAATTCCTACATTACTTCTCCTGGTCCCGCACTATGCCGTTCGAGTCAGGTGGCTGGATCGGCATGTTGGCGGGGGCGTGGGCTTCTGATTCATTTGGGATAGTCGGTGCAACGGTTGTATTTCTGGTGGTCTTTATTGCTGGGATTTCCTGGTCTATGGACGTCAGCTGGTTCACGATCATGGATAAGGTTGGAGAATTGACCTGCAGGTGTTCTGAGAGGATATGGCAACGGGTAACGATTTGGTTTGATGAGGTACGGGGATCCAGGCTCAAACGAAAACGACAAGATACAGTGGCAGAAATCAACCGGAATCGTGCCAAGAAACGTCCCCCGCGTATAGAGCCTAAGGTCACTGAAACCAGGGAGAGCGCCCGTATCTACAAGGAGAAGCAGGCGCCAATCCCTATGTTTACAGAGGATAAGGTCCCGCAGGGGTCACTACCGGCACTAGGCCTGCTTGATAAACCAGATGCGAAGGTTCAGGGATACAGCAAGGAAACCTTGGAAATGATGTCCCGGTTGGTTGAGAAAAAGCTCATGGACTTCAACATCGATGTGCGAGTGGAATCAGTTCAGCCAGGGCCCGTGGTCACCCGTTTTGAAATCGATCCGGCACCGGGTGTTAAGGCAAGCCAGGTGGTGAGTCTGGCTCGGGATCTTGCCCGTTCATTGTCGGTGATCAGCGTCAGGGTGGTTGAAAATATTGCCGGCAAAACATACATCGGACTGGAGATTCCTAATGAGCTGAGGGAACCCGTGTGCCTGCTTGAGGGATTGGCTTCTGAAGTCTATGAATCGAGTAAAAGCCCTTTGACGCTCGTGCTGGGTAAGGACATTTCAGGGCAGCCCGTAATCGATGATTTGTGCAAGATGCCGCATTTACTGGTAGCAGGCACCACGGGATCAGGAAAATCGGTCTGCATCAATGCGTTGATTTTAAGCATTGTTTACAAGTCGACTCCAGAGGACGTTCGACTGATCATGATCGATCCCAAAATGCTTGAATTGTCTGGTTATGACGGAATACCTCACCTACTGACACCGGTTGTCACTGATATGAACAAAGCCGCCAACGCGCTTCGCTGGTGCGTGGGCGAAATGGATCGCCGATTCAGGCTGATGGCGTCCCTCAGTGTCAGGAACATTATGGGGTACAACCGTAAGGTTCTCGCTGCGATAAATTCCGGAAAGCCGCTTCCGGATCCTTTCTATGAGCCAATCGGTGGCGAGGGAGACCGCCAGCCACCGACGCTGGCAAAAATGCCCTACGTCGTGGTGATCGTAGACGAATTTGCCGATCTCGTGTTGGTGGTGGGAAAGAAAATCGAGGAGCTGATCACCCGGATCGCACAACGTGCAAGAGCAGCTGGTATACACCTGGTGCTGGCGACTCAACGACCTTCTGTGGATGTTGTGACAGGCCTGATCAAGGCAAATTTCCCAACCCGCATAGCATTCCAGATGAGTTCGCGTGCCGATTCTCGTACCGTTCTCGACCAAATGGGAGCGGAGCAACTGCTGGGGCATGGCGATATGCTTTTTCTGCCACCTGGTACCGGCTATCCAGTCCGAGTGCATGGTTCTTTTGTCTCGGATCAGGAAGTTCTGCGAGTCACACAACATTTACGCCAGAGTGGTGTACCCGAATATCTAGATGCTGTGATTCATTCGGAGGCCTCCCAGGAACTCGGCTCTGGACGAGACGACGCTATTGGGGGCGAAGGTGATCCGCTATACGACCAGGCGCTTGCATTTGTTGCTGAAACAAGACGCGCTTCAATCTCGTCGGTTCAGAGACACCTCAGGGTTGGGTATAACCGCGCGGCGAGAATGATAGAAGCCATGGAGGCTTCGGGCGTGGTCGGGCCACTCGAAAGTGGAAAACGTGAGGTCTTTGCGCCGGCCCCGGTTGAATAG
- a CDS encoding Smr/MutS family protein, whose translation MDGLMMHDPDRLFRKSVTGVTPLRNQGSPVVSNKPRSAGAPPEAGAISSSGKVDLDGDLFYRSGVQKKTLRELKRGRLKIDEVLDLHGYTQTSTPAAITSFIGSCNNPDNQCVMIITGKGRNSPDRVSVVRTTALETLRKHPRVLAYCCSQPVDGGYGAFYILLRR comes from the coding sequence ATGGACGGCCTTATGATGCACGATCCCGATCGTTTATTCAGAAAGTCAGTGACGGGGGTCACGCCCCTTCGTAATCAAGGCTCGCCGGTCGTATCAAACAAGCCACGAAGTGCCGGCGCGCCGCCTGAGGCAGGTGCGATATCCAGTTCTGGAAAGGTGGATCTTGATGGTGATCTGTTTTACCGAAGCGGAGTCCAGAAAAAAACATTGAGGGAGCTTAAGCGAGGTCGATTGAAGATCGATGAAGTTCTTGATCTTCATGGGTACACGCAGACCTCCACCCCCGCTGCGATCACCAGCTTCATAGGGTCCTGTAACAACCCGGACAACCAGTGCGTTATGATAATCACTGGGAAAGGGAGAAATTCTCCTGATCGAGTCTCGGTCGTTCGAACCACCGCGCTTGAAACGCTTCGAAAACACCCTCGTGTTTTGGCTTATTGCTGTTCACAACCGGTCGATGGTGGTTATGGCGCCTTCTATATCCTGCTTCGACGTTAA
- the ispD gene encoding 2-C-methyl-D-erythritol 4-phosphate cytidylyltransferase codes for MAFKNGERLWAVVPAAGQGKRLGGAVPKQYLEIAGLSVLAHSLNRLAAVEQIDDIFVGISKTDKHWQRLPLPDDTQVVCYTGGQCRAETVWLGLQALQGCAAADDWVLVHDAARPCVRIEDIDTLISKVVPSFQAGLLAVPVTDTIKIANQDSTADQTMDRRMLWRAQTPQLFRFPVLFAALQAVAHNLESIPDESAAVERLGLKPLIVQSAGQNIKITNSRDLQLAEFLLGEQS; via the coding sequence ATGGCGTTTAAGAACGGAGAGAGACTTTGGGCCGTTGTCCCTGCAGCAGGTCAGGGCAAGCGTCTCGGTGGCGCTGTTCCAAAACAATATCTAGAAATCGCCGGGTTGAGTGTTTTGGCCCATAGCTTGAACAGGCTGGCTGCGGTTGAACAGATCGATGACATTTTTGTTGGAATTTCTAAAACTGACAAACACTGGCAGAGGCTACCGTTGCCGGACGACACGCAGGTAGTTTGTTATACCGGGGGTCAATGTCGGGCGGAGACCGTGTGGTTGGGACTTCAAGCGCTACAGGGGTGCGCGGCTGCAGATGACTGGGTCCTTGTGCATGATGCAGCACGCCCTTGCGTGCGAATCGAGGACATTGACACCTTAATTTCAAAGGTAGTACCGTCATTCCAAGCTGGGCTACTGGCTGTACCCGTAACCGATACAATCAAGATTGCAAACCAGGATTCAACCGCGGACCAGACGATGGATAGAAGAATGCTCTGGCGTGCCCAGACTCCCCAATTGTTCCGGTTTCCTGTGCTGTTCGCCGCGCTACAGGCAGTAGCGCATAATCTGGAGTCGATCCCGGATGAATCAGCAGCGGTAGAAAGGTTGGGTCTAAAACCCCTGATCGTTCAATCCGCTGGGCAGAATATCAAGATCACAAACAGCAGGGATCTACAACTGGCAGAATTTTTGCTTGGTGAGCAATCATGA
- the trxB gene encoding thioredoxin-disulfide reductase produces MRKQNHSRLLILGSGPAGYTAALYAARANLSPVLITGIEQGGQLVTTTDVDNWPGDSTGVQGPELMQRMLAHVERFDTNVIFDHIHDAELDHRPFHLHGDSATYTCDALVIATGASARYLGLPSEETYKGKGVSACATCDGFFYKDKPVAVIGGGNTAVEEALYLSNICSTVSLVHRREQLRAEAIMQDKLFARSDGDGNVVIHWNNTLDEVVGDTAGVTGIRIKDVNSGKKSTLDVHGVFIAIGHNPNTDIFKDKLEMDGGYIVANGGLNGEATATSIPGVFAAGDVTDHVYRQAVTSAGSGCMAALDAERFLTEQSN; encoded by the coding sequence ATGCGAAAACAAAACCACAGCCGATTGTTGATCCTCGGATCTGGTCCCGCGGGTTATACCGCTGCCCTCTACGCTGCCCGGGCAAATCTGAGCCCAGTCCTCATAACGGGTATTGAACAGGGCGGTCAACTCGTGACAACCACAGATGTGGACAATTGGCCGGGAGATTCGACTGGTGTCCAGGGACCCGAGTTAATGCAACGTATGTTGGCGCATGTGGAACGTTTTGATACCAACGTTATATTCGACCATATTCATGATGCCGAATTGGACCATAGGCCATTCCACCTGCATGGCGATTCGGCGACGTACACCTGTGATGCACTAGTCATTGCGACCGGTGCATCGGCAAGGTACCTGGGACTGCCATCAGAAGAAACCTACAAAGGAAAAGGCGTCTCGGCATGCGCCACGTGTGATGGGTTCTTCTACAAAGACAAACCCGTTGCCGTCATTGGAGGTGGGAATACAGCTGTTGAGGAAGCTCTCTATCTTTCAAATATCTGCTCTACTGTTTCGTTGGTTCACCGCCGTGAGCAACTCAGGGCTGAAGCGATCATGCAGGATAAACTGTTTGCCCGATCCGATGGTGATGGAAATGTAGTCATCCACTGGAACAACACACTTGATGAAGTAGTGGGAGACACGGCAGGCGTAACTGGTATTCGAATAAAAGACGTTAATTCGGGCAAGAAATCAACGCTCGACGTTCATGGGGTGTTCATCGCGATTGGTCACAATCCCAATACAGATATCTTCAAAGATAAACTAGAGATGGATGGCGGGTACATTGTGGCCAACGGAGGACTGAATGGAGAAGCTACGGCAACAAGTATCCCGGGAGTTTTTGCAGCGGGAGATGTCACGGATCACGTCTATCGCCAGGCCGTAACCTCGGCGGGTTCGGGTTGTATGGCTGCTCTGGATGCAGAACGTTTTTTAACCGAACAATCTAACTGA
- the crcB gene encoding fluoride efflux transporter CrcB, which yields MLQLLVIGCGGAVGALMRYGLGLRITQFAGNGFPWGTLVVNIAGCFFAGLVLALFVTRIPLSDLLRNGLQIGLLGGFTTFSAFSVDAITLFEQGLWLRGLLYIVTSVVVSILGAYLGMGVGRNF from the coding sequence ATGTTGCAGTTACTGGTCATAGGATGCGGTGGTGCTGTCGGAGCGCTGATGCGCTATGGATTAGGATTGCGTATCACTCAATTCGCGGGAAACGGCTTTCCGTGGGGTACGTTAGTCGTCAATATAGCCGGGTGTTTTTTTGCCGGACTGGTCCTAGCGCTGTTTGTCACGCGAATACCTTTAAGTGACCTCTTAAGAAACGGGCTACAGATCGGGTTGCTTGGTGGATTTACAACGTTTTCGGCATTTTCCGTAGACGCCATCACTCTATTTGAACAGGGTTTGTGGCTACGTGGCTTGTTGTACATTGTTACAAGTGTTGTTGTATCCATACTGGGTGCCTATCTGGGAATGGGTGTAGGTCGGAACTTTTGA